In one Oligoflexus sp. genomic region, the following are encoded:
- a CDS encoding fasciclin domain-containing protein, which produces MDMKLVKVLLAFGLGFWMNFAQSATMEHSRSMPPKGPDQGSSDIVSIAMEDTRLTTLVKALKAADLVSTLQGEGPFTVFAPTNEAFDKLGAETIEALLADKEKLSNILLYHVVPNAAVDFTAATQLTEAQAANGRPLRITFEDNLLRINDALVVVMDIKAANGIIHIIDTVLMPEQRQ; this is translated from the coding sequence ATGGACATGAAGCTTGTGAAAGTACTTTTGGCCTTTGGTCTTGGCTTTTGGATGAACTTTGCTCAATCCGCGACTATGGAACACAGCCGTTCCATGCCACCAAAAGGTCCTGATCAAGGATCTTCAGATATCGTTTCCATCGCCATGGAAGATACACGCCTGACCACGCTGGTCAAAGCTTTGAAAGCGGCCGACCTTGTCAGCACGCTTCAAGGCGAAGGTCCTTTCACGGTCTTTGCGCCCACCAATGAAGCCTTCGATAAGCTCGGAGCGGAAACCATCGAAGCTCTGCTGGCCGACAAGGAAAAACTGAGCAATATCCTGCTCTATCACGTCGTCCCCAATGCAGCTGTCGACTTTACCGCCGCCACTCAATTGACCGAAGCCCAGGCTGCCAATGGCCGCCCTCTGCGGATTACCTTTGAAGACAATCTGCTTCGAATCAATGACGCCCTGGTTGTGGTCATGGATATCAAAGCCGCCAACGGCATTATCCATATCATCGACACCGTACTCATGCCCGAGCAGCGCCAGTAA